The Oncorhynchus masou masou isolate Uvic2021 chromosome 31, UVic_Omas_1.1, whole genome shotgun sequence genome includes a region encoding these proteins:
- the LOC135524731 gene encoding LIM/homeobox protein Lhx8-like isoform X3 — translation MLQCENENGSMLMSKNGGKPVGVLDEDVCFLGSSSPSLREMVYPPLLGRTVCASCSEEIVDKYLLKVNDLCWHVCCLSCSMCQTSLDSHTSCYIKDKEVFCKLDYFRRYGTWCACCGRNIYSTDWVRRAKGNVYHLACFACFSCKRQLSTGEEFSLVEEKVLCRVHYDCMLDNLKCALEKESGMNLEGTMPTEQQVNQPRPSKRARTSFTADQLQVMQAQFAQDNNPNAQTLQKLAEQTGLSRRVIQNCRARHKKHVSPNHSSATPLSSLQPGCHSQPTPAPEERQDTTYSTPEGSMLTSLHSYIDVHSPQSKLFQPLLSLHTMTSQPVTHA, via the exons ATGTTACAATGTGAGAATGAAAACGGATCTATGTTGATGTCTAAAAATGGG GGAAAACCAGTTGGAGTATTGGATGAAGATGTATGCTTCCTCGGCTCATCCTCCCCGTCGCTGCGAGAGATGGTATATCCGCCTCTGTTGGGTAGAACTGTTTGTGCAAGTTGCAGTGAAGAAATTGTGGATAAATACTTGCTGAAG GTTAACGACTTGTGCTGGCATGTGTGTTGTCTCTCCTGTAGCATGTGTCAAACATCGCTTGACAGTCATACAAGTTGTTACATCAAAGACAAAGAGGTCTTCTGCAAATTGGACTACTTTAG AAGGTATGGAACATGGTGCGCGTGCTGCGGCCGAAATATATACTCTACCGACTGGGTCCGCCGGGCGAAGGGCAACGTATACCACCTGGCGTGTTTCGCCTGTTTCTCCTGTAAGAGGCAGTTGTCCACGGGGGAAGAGTTTTCCCTGGTGGAGGAGAAGGTGCTGTGTCGTGTACATTACGACTGTATGCTGGACAACCTGAAATGTGCCCTGGAGAAAG AAAGTGGTATGAACCTAGAGGGGACGATGCCAACAGAACAGCAAGTGAATCAGCCCAGGCCGTCGAAGAGAGCGCGCACCAGCTTCACCGCTGACCAATTACAG GTGATGCAGGCCCAGTTTGCCCAGGACAACAACCCGAATGCCCAGACCCTACAGAAGCTGGCAGAGCAGACAGGCCTGAGTAGGAGAGTCATACAG AACTGCAGAGCACGCCATAAGAAGCATGTGAGCCCCAACCACTCCTCAGCCACGCCGTTGTCCTCCCTGCAGCCCGGCTGCCACTCCCAGCCCACCCCAGCCCCAGAAGAGCGGCAGGACACAACCTACAGCACCCCAGAGGGATCCATGCTCACTTCTCTGCACTCCTACATAGATG
- the LOC135524731 gene encoding LIM/homeobox protein Lhx8-like isoform X1, translating into MLQCENENGSMLMSKNGGKPVGVLDEDVCFLGSSSPSLREMVYPPLLGRTVCASCSEEIVDKYLLKVNDLCWHVCCLSCSMCQTSLDSHTSCYIKDKEVFCKLDYFRRYGTWCACCGRNIYSTDWVRRAKGNVYHLACFACFSCKRQLSTGEEFSLVEEKVLCRVHYDCMLDNLKCALEKESGMNLEGTMPTEQQVNQPRPSKRARTSFTADQLQVMQAQFAQDNNPNAQTLQKLAEQTGLSRRVIQRSKTFLLTWVWFQNCRARHKKHVSPNHSSATPLSSLQPGCHSQPTPAPEERQDTTYSTPEGSMLTSLHSYIDVHSPQSKLFQPLLSLHTMTSQPVTHA; encoded by the exons ATGTTACAATGTGAGAATGAAAACGGATCTATGTTGATGTCTAAAAATGGG GGAAAACCAGTTGGAGTATTGGATGAAGATGTATGCTTCCTCGGCTCATCCTCCCCGTCGCTGCGAGAGATGGTATATCCGCCTCTGTTGGGTAGAACTGTTTGTGCAAGTTGCAGTGAAGAAATTGTGGATAAATACTTGCTGAAG GTTAACGACTTGTGCTGGCATGTGTGTTGTCTCTCCTGTAGCATGTGTCAAACATCGCTTGACAGTCATACAAGTTGTTACATCAAAGACAAAGAGGTCTTCTGCAAATTGGACTACTTTAG AAGGTATGGAACATGGTGCGCGTGCTGCGGCCGAAATATATACTCTACCGACTGGGTCCGCCGGGCGAAGGGCAACGTATACCACCTGGCGTGTTTCGCCTGTTTCTCCTGTAAGAGGCAGTTGTCCACGGGGGAAGAGTTTTCCCTGGTGGAGGAGAAGGTGCTGTGTCGTGTACATTACGACTGTATGCTGGACAACCTGAAATGTGCCCTGGAGAAAG AAAGTGGTATGAACCTAGAGGGGACGATGCCAACAGAACAGCAAGTGAATCAGCCCAGGCCGTCGAAGAGAGCGCGCACCAGCTTCACCGCTGACCAATTACAG GTGATGCAGGCCCAGTTTGCCCAGGACAACAACCCGAATGCCCAGACCCTACAGAAGCTGGCAGAGCAGACAGGCCTGAGTAGGAGAGTCATACAG AGGAGCAAAACATTTTTGCTTACATGG GTTTGGTTCCAGAACTGCAGAGCACGCCATAAGAAGCATGTGAGCCCCAACCACTCCTCAGCCACGCCGTTGTCCTCCCTGCAGCCCGGCTGCCACTCCCAGCCCACCCCAGCCCCAGAAGAGCGGCAGGACACAACCTACAGCACCCCAGAGGGATCCATGCTCACTTCTCTGCACTCCTACATAGATG
- the LOC135524731 gene encoding LIM/homeobox protein Lhx8-like isoform X4: MGKPVGVLDEDVCFLGSSSPSLREMVYPPLLGRTVCASCSEEIVDKYLLKVNDLCWHVCCLSCSMCQTSLDSHTSCYIKDKEVFCKLDYFRRYGTWCACCGRNIYSTDWVRRAKGNVYHLACFACFSCKRQLSTGEEFSLVEEKVLCRVHYDCMLDNLKCALEKESGMNLEGTMPTEQQVNQPRPSKRARTSFTADQLQVMQAQFAQDNNPNAQTLQKLAEQTGLSRRVIQRSKTFLLTWVWFQNCRARHKKHVSPNHSSATPLSSLQPGCHSQPTPAPEERQDTTYSTPEGSMLTSLHSYIDVHSPQSKLFQPLLSLHTMTSQPVTHA, encoded by the exons ATG GGAAAACCAGTTGGAGTATTGGATGAAGATGTATGCTTCCTCGGCTCATCCTCCCCGTCGCTGCGAGAGATGGTATATCCGCCTCTGTTGGGTAGAACTGTTTGTGCAAGTTGCAGTGAAGAAATTGTGGATAAATACTTGCTGAAG GTTAACGACTTGTGCTGGCATGTGTGTTGTCTCTCCTGTAGCATGTGTCAAACATCGCTTGACAGTCATACAAGTTGTTACATCAAAGACAAAGAGGTCTTCTGCAAATTGGACTACTTTAG AAGGTATGGAACATGGTGCGCGTGCTGCGGCCGAAATATATACTCTACCGACTGGGTCCGCCGGGCGAAGGGCAACGTATACCACCTGGCGTGTTTCGCCTGTTTCTCCTGTAAGAGGCAGTTGTCCACGGGGGAAGAGTTTTCCCTGGTGGAGGAGAAGGTGCTGTGTCGTGTACATTACGACTGTATGCTGGACAACCTGAAATGTGCCCTGGAGAAAG AAAGTGGTATGAACCTAGAGGGGACGATGCCAACAGAACAGCAAGTGAATCAGCCCAGGCCGTCGAAGAGAGCGCGCACCAGCTTCACCGCTGACCAATTACAG GTGATGCAGGCCCAGTTTGCCCAGGACAACAACCCGAATGCCCAGACCCTACAGAAGCTGGCAGAGCAGACAGGCCTGAGTAGGAGAGTCATACAG AGGAGCAAAACATTTTTGCTTACATGG GTTTGGTTCCAGAACTGCAGAGCACGCCATAAGAAGCATGTGAGCCCCAACCACTCCTCAGCCACGCCGTTGTCCTCCCTGCAGCCCGGCTGCCACTCCCAGCCCACCCCAGCCCCAGAAGAGCGGCAGGACACAACCTACAGCACCCCAGAGGGATCCATGCTCACTTCTCTGCACTCCTACATAGATG
- the LOC135524731 gene encoding LIM/homeobox protein Lhx8-like isoform X2, with amino-acid sequence MLQCENENGSMLMSKNGGKPVGVLDEDVCFLGSSSPSLREMVYPPLLGRTVCASCSEEIVDKYLLKVNDLCWHVCCLSCSMCQTSLDSHTSCYIKDKEVFCKLDYFRRYGTWCACCGRNIYSTDWVRRAKGNVYHLACFACFSCKRQLSTGEEFSLVEEKVLCRVHYDCMLDNLKCALEKESGMNLEGTMPTEQQVNQPRPSKRARTSFTADQLQVMQAQFAQDNNPNAQTLQKLAEQTGLSRRVIQVWFQNCRARHKKHVSPNHSSATPLSSLQPGCHSQPTPAPEERQDTTYSTPEGSMLTSLHSYIDVHSPQSKLFQPLLSLHTMTSQPVTHA; translated from the exons ATGTTACAATGTGAGAATGAAAACGGATCTATGTTGATGTCTAAAAATGGG GGAAAACCAGTTGGAGTATTGGATGAAGATGTATGCTTCCTCGGCTCATCCTCCCCGTCGCTGCGAGAGATGGTATATCCGCCTCTGTTGGGTAGAACTGTTTGTGCAAGTTGCAGTGAAGAAATTGTGGATAAATACTTGCTGAAG GTTAACGACTTGTGCTGGCATGTGTGTTGTCTCTCCTGTAGCATGTGTCAAACATCGCTTGACAGTCATACAAGTTGTTACATCAAAGACAAAGAGGTCTTCTGCAAATTGGACTACTTTAG AAGGTATGGAACATGGTGCGCGTGCTGCGGCCGAAATATATACTCTACCGACTGGGTCCGCCGGGCGAAGGGCAACGTATACCACCTGGCGTGTTTCGCCTGTTTCTCCTGTAAGAGGCAGTTGTCCACGGGGGAAGAGTTTTCCCTGGTGGAGGAGAAGGTGCTGTGTCGTGTACATTACGACTGTATGCTGGACAACCTGAAATGTGCCCTGGAGAAAG AAAGTGGTATGAACCTAGAGGGGACGATGCCAACAGAACAGCAAGTGAATCAGCCCAGGCCGTCGAAGAGAGCGCGCACCAGCTTCACCGCTGACCAATTACAG GTGATGCAGGCCCAGTTTGCCCAGGACAACAACCCGAATGCCCAGACCCTACAGAAGCTGGCAGAGCAGACAGGCCTGAGTAGGAGAGTCATACAG GTTTGGTTCCAGAACTGCAGAGCACGCCATAAGAAGCATGTGAGCCCCAACCACTCCTCAGCCACGCCGTTGTCCTCCCTGCAGCCCGGCTGCCACTCCCAGCCCACCCCAGCCCCAGAAGAGCGGCAGGACACAACCTACAGCACCCCAGAGGGATCCATGCTCACTTCTCTGCACTCCTACATAGATG